The Vigna unguiculata cultivar IT97K-499-35 chromosome 1, ASM411807v1, whole genome shotgun sequence nucleotide sequence CGTAAACCTTTTCgaatacacttttttttcttttatttagaaTGAGTTAAActtgtgtgtgtatatatatatatatatatatatatatatatatatatatatatatatatatatatatatatatatatatatatatatatatatatatatatatatatatatatatatatatatatatatatatatatatatatatacttttttgtgtatactttttttagttttatcttttaaataattattttttaaattaaaataattactttacaaattttattctttaaataattattttttcaatttatatgttttttttttcaatttaacttttttttaacttaataaacttttaaaactaaaataactacctacaataaaatattacctgcaaaataaatacaaccaatttataataaaattataaatttatttatatttatttttataattatgaaaatttattatttttattataaaagaataaacacaTATgctttagtatatatatatatatatatatatatatatatataatattatcatcacaaatatatatattaacaattattattaacattgtaGTTGCTTTTAATGTTTATTCTGATTATCAAtactattattttcattatgtccCATTATTAATGTAACTGCAAAGTTTAATAATACTACATCATatcatatatacacatatatgttAGAGagtttttaactaatttatcttgaaactaaaaatttaattcaattttttttttaaaacccaCAAGTAAAATGATGGTAGACtttactttttgttattttgttattgatttaaacCATTTTCATTGAATTGAATTAATGTATGGACATCTACATGATAAATTGTGCTGTTTTTATGTCatctatcttttaaaaaaaatattgatttgtaCTTAATGGAAGAGTAATTGGTTTTCCAAAAAtcatagttaaaatttaaactctgaaataatacaaaaacagGAGACAAGATTCCGGAGGAAAGGATCGGCACGAATAGCGGTTTTCTCATTCTGTGGCAAAACAAACCGGTCCGGGTAGGTACCTTTTACCGCCGAAACCGGATCTATTTCAAGGGAAGCCAACTCAACCGGATCCCTCTCTATGCCCTAACCGGTCGGTCCGGTCACATTTCCACGgttctcttctcttctcacTCTTGGAGTCGGTTCATTCTCTCTTCCTATTCCCCTCTTCTCctccaataataaaaaaaaaagcgaTTCATCAAACCGGGTATGcattttttcctctttcacACCCTCTCTATTTGGTTCTTCAAtttccgttttttttttcaaaaccagACCCAGAAGCGTTAAggaattgattttgaaaaagattGCATCTTCGTAACAATTTGGCTCTGTGAAAAGTAAACACCGATTTGGGTCATGAGAAAGTGGTTATTTTTGTTGCATTCACACTAATATGGctgttatgttattattaatctATGAAATGGTGGCTGTGATTATAGGGAAAAAATGGGTTCGAATCTGGAACCGGTGCCAATTACATCCCAGAAACATGACCCGGCATGGAAACATGTTCAGATGTTTAAGAATGGGGACAAGGTGCAGCTGAAGTGCATATATTGTCTGAAGATGTTCAAGGGTGGTGGGATTCATAGGATTAAGGAGCACCTTGCTTGCCAGAAAGGGAATGCATCTACTTGCAGCCGTGTTCCCCATGATGTCAGGATTCACATGCAGCAGAGTTTGGATGGGGTTGTGGTGAAGAAGAGGAGGAAGCAGAAGATCGAGGAGGAGATTATGAATGTTAATCCTTTGACCACTGTTGTGAACTCGCTTCCTAATAATAACCAGGTTGATGTCAGTCAGGGGGTGCATGCCATTGGAGTGGACCACAATTCAAGTTTCGTAGTGAATCCTGGAGAAGGAATGAGTAAGAATATGgaaaggaggaagaagatgagagCTAGTAAGAATCCTGCAGCTATTTATGCAAACTCGGAGGGTGTTGTTGCTGTGGAGAAGAATGGACTGTTTCCCAAAAGGGGGGACAATCACATTCATATGGCGATTGGTAGGTTTTTGTATGACATTGGTGCACCTTTTGATGCTGTGAACTCGGTCTATTTTCAAGAAATGGTTGAGGCAATTGCTTCAAGGGGAGTGGGTTTCCAACGGCCCTCGCATCATGAACTTCGGGGTTGGATCCTGAAGAACTCTGTGGAGGAAGTGAAGAATGATATAGATAGATGCAAGATGACTTGGGGGAGGACTGGCTGTTCCATTTTGGTTGATCAATGGACAACAGAATCTGGGAGAGTACTGATAAGCTTTTTGGCTTATTGTCCTGAAGGCATTGTCTTTTTGAAATCTTTGGATGCAACTGAGATTTCAACTTCTGCAGATTTTCTGTATGACATGATAAAACAAGTGGTAGATGAAGTTGGAGTCGGGCAAGTGCTGCAAGTGATTACGTCTGGTGAAGAACAATATGCTATTGCTGGTAGACGGCTGACAGACACTTTTCCCACCCTTTATTGGAGCCCTTCTGCTGTTCATTGCATCGATTTCATTCTTGAAGATTTTGGAAATCTTGAGTGGATTAGTGCAGTGATTGAACAAGCTAAATCTGTGACAAGATTTGTGTACAATTACAGTGCAATTTTAATTATGGTTAAAAGGTATACCTTAGGGAATGATATTGTGGATCCATCTTTTTCACAATTTGCTACAAACTTTACCACATTGAAACGGATGGTTGATCTTAAACACAATTTACAGGCCTTGGTGACTTCTCAGGAGTGGGCAGACTGCCCATATTCGAAGAAATCAGCAGGGCTTGAAATGTTAGATTGCCTAAGCAGTCAAACATTTTGGTCCTCGTGTGACATGATTGTTCGTCTAACAACCCCTCTCTTAAAAGTTCTGAGAATAGCTAGTAGTGAGATGAGACCAGCAATGGGATACATTTATGCTGGAATGTACCGGGCAAAAGAAGCTATTAAAAAAGCACTTGGTAAGAGGGAGGAATATATGGTGTACTGGAATATTATACATCATAGATGGGAAAGGCTGTGGCATCATCCTCTTCATGCTGCTGGATTCTACCTTAATCCAAAGTTCTTTTATAGTATTCAAGGAGATATACACAGTCAGATTGTCTCAGGAATGTTTGACTGCATAGAGAGATTGGTACCCGATACAAGAATCCAAGATAAAATTATCAAAGAGATAAACTTGTACAAGTCTGCTGCGGGCGACTTTGGGAGAAAGATGGCAGTTAGAGCAAGAGATAATCTGCTTCCTTGTAAGAGTAGTATACACATCTGTTATATCATGATTTAACTTTCCCAAGTTTAAGtaacttaattgaaaaaatgaatCAGAATCCATTCAAGTGTGAAAATAGTACAATAATGCTGATGTCAAAAAATGGAAGAGGACAAAATTTAAGTTTGTGTCAAGGCTTTATGCTTTAGCATGATGACCAATGCTGTAGAAGTTGAAGTAAAAACTTTTGTTGTCTGAAAGTTCTCCACAAACTACTTGTAGTTTAAGAATCACTGCCAGCGTAGTTCTTTAGAAATATTTCTCTGGTGAAATCTTTCTGGTGTTTGACTGTTGGATTCTATTTGACTTATATgcttgataatttaaattttctttacacAAGACTTACATATGCTATTTTTGTAGCTGAATGGTGGTCAACATATGGAGGATGATGCCCAAACTTATCACGGTTAGCAATTCGTATTCTCAGCCAAACATCCAGTGTGATGTCCTGCAAGAGAAACCAGATTCCTTTTGAACAAATAGTCAACACAAGGAATTACATAGAGCGCCAACACCTCACCGATCTTGTCTTTGTTCACTGCAATTTACGATTAAGACAAATGTGAGCTTAAACTGCTGTACATTGAATGTTGATAGTTTGTCTTCATGCTGTTGCCAATTGAATGCAATTATTATTCTGTTTAACTTTTCTTTCAGGTTTATGAGCAAAGAGCAAGAATTTAGTGACCCCCTATCGTTTGACAGCATTAGTTATGTTGATGAGTGGATTAGGCCAAGGGATTTATACACAGACGAGTATGGGAACTCGGATTGGATGGCACTGGATCCATCTTCAGTTAACACAATGCTTTTAAGGCCTTTAAATGATGAAGCTGAAGAATTGGGTGAAGGTAAACTACATGTGCTTAGGATCTGTTTGGACAAGTCTCTCTTTAAACACTTCTagtaaagtaaaataagaaGAAACAATTAAATGAACCTATCTGTGAGTTCATTGTAGCTTATCAAgaatttaacttcattttgttacttttatttcctaaagtatttataaaatattccgCGGTAGAAAGTTATATTAACGAACATGTTTTCAACTGATTGCAGGgtttgatgatgatgaaattTTCAGTTGTGGGAAAGATAGTGAGGATGAGAACACTGTTGAAAAGTTGGTAAACCAATAGCAAATGATGAGAGAGAATAACCatgaatttttttgttgatCAGTGCAAATAGCTTCCCACATTATTGCCTAATTCAGAGAAGGTGTTTCCATTGTTTCCAAGTTTTTGTTTGTAGAAATTACTGTTAGAAGAAGATGGAAGGAGACAGAGTAGGTGCTCGGAGGACAAGTgttacatacatatatatatatatatatatatatatatatatatatatatatatatatatatgaattggcatgatttGCAATGTTCTTGTACAGTAGTTAGTTACATTACAACATTACATCTCCTGTATTTAATAGTTTTACTGTTTTTCTTGCACTTCTAGAGTGTACAGCTATTGCAAACTCAAGTAAATGAAAAGGAAAGCGACTCCGTTAGAATCtgcaattttcatttttggctAAGATTTGCCTTTTATGAATTACTGTAATACCACAATTAACAAGCTCGTGAGTATTTTCACTTGAATAATTTCTTACTCACATACtaggtttttattttaatttatttttggataattttcatcttaaaagttaaaataatactttttattttatcttactttttaaatactttattaaatgaaataagcTAATATAATTTATAGTATAATTTAGTAAGTTATATTACAAAAAGTGAATTTGGATAAGTTTGATGATTATTTATTAGTAAGTTAACGATGCATTATAAGTTATCTGGGAATAAAGCATTTTCTGTTTTTTCTGATAAATTGTCaaataatgtataatttaaatttcatatataaataaaataagaattcaaTTCGTTTCCGAATCATAAGTACTTAATAAAACCTCTCACTTTTATGTTcggataatttttttcaaaaatatttaaaaaatttcttataaaaataaattaagttataccagaattaaaaataatttttgtaaacgTTAATATGattgtcaaatattttttaataaacatattatttctataaaaaGAACAAGAGTGATTGATAcgagaataaattaaaaataataattaataacatattaaaatgcAAAGGTTATAATTTGTTAAGAGAGTTAAAATTATCGCTGTAATAGAAAAGCAGTTtttaatttaggtttaattaatcgcaaggtacccagtttggtattagagtgtcaaattggtacccatttttaaaaaagtgtcaattgcatcccaacttttgaaaattgcttcaattaggtccctttcagacagagttgactaacgctgTTAGTCAACGTGctacgtgtcaatctgtggtttctttgatttttttttttaaaaattttaatttttttttaatttttaatttttttaaaaaaaaaattaaaaatgccacgtgtcaagtccctgtgtgtgccacgtggcattgtcagtgccacgtggcattgtaatgccacgtgtcagtgtcactattagatgtcattgttttgatttcgatttggtccccatttatgttttttcgtttcaatttagtacctacttatgtgtatttgattcaattttgacctaataatttttaataattaaaatattttttaataaaattaaaagtaattaagtataaaagtttaaaaaaattaagtatttgatatttatattaaaatgtagtggtaaaagtcattttagtacttataaatagcataacattcatacaaataataaatttggtctgaaattgagagaaacattataaatatcagtacttaattttgtaaaaatatttatacttaattatttttaatcttataaaaaatggattacaaaattattttaattattaaaaaaaaaattgggacaaaattgaatcagatacacatacttaggtactaaattgaaacaaaaagacatatgtggAGACCAAATCGAAATTAAaacaatgacatctaatagtgacactgacacgtggcattattacaatgccacgtggcacacacagggacttgacacgtggcatttttaatttttttttaaaaatttaaaaaaaattaaaaaattaaaaaaaaaattaattttttttaaaaaaaaaatcaaaaaaaccacagattgacacgtggcacgttgactaacggcgttagtcaactttgtctgaaagggacctaattgaaacaattttcaaaagttgggatgcaattgacatttttttaaaagcggataccaatttgacactttagtaccaaactgggtaccttacgattaattaaacctttaatttataaacaaattattttaatttattaataaacttatttcacttttattataaattatttttctaagaagTGTTGGAAGTTTAGTCTAAAACAGTATTTGTCCTAAATAATCAGACAAATTtgattcaatataaaaatttaaattaaaaatcacagagaagaaaaataaaaagacaattATTTATTCTAGACAATAGGCAAAGAAGAGAATCTTTTGACCCTTTTGACCCTTTAATTCCAAGTATTGCAAATTGGTTATAATAAGGTGTCTCTTTTTCCCCTTTACCGGCCACCTGAAAGGGAAAGAGACGACGCCACGTCATCACCCACCGACGACCAAGGCGAATACGAATGTAACTCCTCATAGTagccaccaccaccatcttcttTTTTCCCGTAAACCACCGGCGGCGGCGGCGCCACCTCCTTCTCCAAATACCTCACCACCTGCCTCATGCTGGGCCTCTTCTCCGGTGCCTCGGCGGAACACAACAACCCCACTTTAATCACCACTAAAACTTCCACCTCATCAAACGCCCCACCGAGCCTGGGGTCCACCACCGTCAGCGGCGCCCCCATGCGCCAGCGGTCCCAGACCCAGTCCACCAGCACCAGCTCTTCCGGCAACGCCTTCACCTCAATGGGCCTCCTCCCACACACCACCTCCAACAACAACGCTCCGAAAGCGTAAACATCGGAACTGGTGGTGGGTTTCCCCGTTCGTGTGAGTTCAGGTGCAAGGTACCCCATCGTTCCCACCACACGTGTGGTGCAAGGGTTGGCACCATGCTCGTAAAGCTTGGCCAACCCAAAATCCCCCAACCTCCCATTCATGTCGCTATCCAACAAAACGTTCCCCGCTTTGACGTCTCTGTGAATCACCGTTTGTTCCCACTCCTCATGCAAATACACCAACCCCAAACCCACTCCTTTTATTATCTTAAACCTTTCCTCCCACGTTAGTATTTTCCTCGGTTGATCGAACAAGTATCTGTCCAAGCTTCCATTTCTCATGAAATCGTACACAAGTAAAAGGTCGTTTTGTTTCCGACACCAACCCAGTAGCTGTACGAGGTTCCTGTGTCGGAGTCTTCCTATGGTGGATACTTCTGACACAAACTCCTGCATACGTTGTTTCGATTCGTGCGAGATTCGCTTCACGGCGATTTCCATGTGGGACTTCGGGAGAACCCCCTTGTAGACGCGACCGGACCCTCCGAACCCGAGGAGGTTCTTGTCTTTGAAACCCTTCGTGGCTTTGTGTAGCTCTTTGTATGGGAATCTGTGTGGCCCAACAACGTCCCTCTCCCAAGCTTCGATTACTTCGGTGTTCTTCATCCTTCTGAATAGGTAACACGCCAGAGAAATTGCGGCGAGTGTTAGAATCAATAAAAGGGAGAGTCCTAATGTTAAGCGCTTTTGAGTTTTGTTGGAGGCAGAGAGAGATGGGAGGTTGTGCAGGGAAAGGGTTTTGGCCTCTCCGTTTATTTTGAAGCTCCAACCCAAAATATAGTGTGTGCTTGCGAGTAACCCTGTCGAAGCAGAGAACCCCACGTACATGGAATCTTGGAGAATTGGTGAGAGATCTACtgtgtattttaaaattgggGAAGTGGGTTTGGAGGAAGTTGGGGAGAGTCTAACCTCCAATTGGTTCGTTGATGAATCATAATCAACCCATGCTTGTGTCACTTTACCACTCTTCAAACTCAGGTTTTGCTTATTGGTTGAGTCCTCAGGGAAAAACGCAGCATGAACGGATTTGTTGGATACCATGTTGTTGAGGTTGACACCAACATGGTTGTCATTTATGTCCTCGAACTCGAAGTCTTGGACGGTATCGAACTCTACTGCGAAAAGATGGTTTGAGAAATTTCCCACTTCTTTTGGATTCAGGAGGCCCAAATACTGACTCGGGTACGCGTCCGAGAGCGACGAGGAGCGCGAAATGGTGAAGGCAAAACCGTGGCCACCGAGTTTTGGGTACTGAGGGATGATTGCAAACGCAAAAGCAGTGGAAAATGAGAAAAGTTTTGAGTCGGTGGAAGAGCTTTTGTTGTTGTGCTTGAACTGAATTGGGGTTGGATAAAACGCGTGCCCAATTACTCTCTGAGTGTTGTTTGTTAAACGAAGCAAGCCCTTGTGATCAATCACTGCTCCTCCGTTTAAGGCTATGTTGGTGGCAGAAGCACCATCAAACCCGTTGAAGAAAAACTCTTGACACTTTGCAGTGTTTGTGACCAGAAGAAGGGTCAAAACACAGAGAGGAAGCACAAGCACAAGTGTTCTGGTTTTGGCCATCACGAGGCAGAGCAACCAAAAAAACTGTACACACATGTTACATACTTCATATTGTTTGTATAAATCATTAAGTAAACTCAAATTAATAGTGCGTTCTGCTGTGATGTGCTATTCAAGAGTGTGTGGATTGTAAACTGAAACGTGGTTATTACTTGTTTGCTTGATTTCTCTCACATGTTTGGTGTTTACCACAGATTGTGACTTAACACAGGTTTAGCATTTTGAATATCATCATCGCCCACTTCCACTTCATTTTTTTGTATCAGCTTTATACTGTTTATTTTATGTGTTGGTGTCTCCTCTCATGGTCCTTTTcccataaaatttattatccaCCATGAATTTGTTTGGATGTAGTCTAGCCGAACGTGGATAGCATGTGAATATTTGATGTCAATTGTTTTTCTTTACAACTTACATGGACCAGAACTTTATTTCCTGtttccttaatttttaaattatagtgatattgaaataatataatggAAAGTTGATTAGCTTAATATCATGATTTATGATTTGATATGCAAGAGTTTGATTCTGGATTATATATGTTTCAGAGTATGAGATATAATTTAATATGGAGCATCTCCAACTCAGCAAAGAAAGCTGTCATTTTCTGAGGCTTGTCGTCTGGTTTAAGCGACACAATGAAAGTCAGAGCATGCAGGTaacataacataaaataatagagTGGTGTACTTGGGTTTGGCTTTACACCAATTTTACTTGCTTGCCAAAATGGGAAACCGACTTATAGGTGATATATCTGTGGGTTGGAGTTGAAGTACAAACAGGTCAACATTGGTAATTA carries:
- the LOC114182429 gene encoding uncharacterized protein LOC114182429; its protein translation is MGSNLEPVPITSQKHDPAWKHVQMFKNGDKVQLKCIYCLKMFKGGGIHRIKEHLACQKGNASTCSRVPHDVRIHMQQSLDGVVVKKRRKQKIEEEIMNVNPLTTVVNSLPNNNQVDVSQGVHAIGVDHNSSFVVNPGEGMSKNMERRKKMRASKNPAAIYANSEGVVAVEKNGLFPKRGDNHIHMAIGRFLYDIGAPFDAVNSVYFQEMVEAIASRGVGFQRPSHHELRGWILKNSVEEVKNDIDRCKMTWGRTGCSILVDQWTTESGRVLISFLAYCPEGIVFLKSLDATEISTSADFLYDMIKQVVDEVGVGQVLQVITSGEEQYAIAGRRLTDTFPTLYWSPSAVHCIDFILEDFGNLEWISAVIEQAKSVTRFVYNYSAILIMVKRYTLGNDIVDPSFSQFATNFTTLKRMVDLKHNLQALVTSQEWADCPYSKKSAGLEMLDCLSSQTFWSSCDMIVRLTTPLLKVLRIASSEMRPAMGYIYAGMYRAKEAIKKALGKREEYMVYWNIIHHRWERLWHHPLHAAGFYLNPKFFYSIQGDIHSQIVSGMFDCIERLVPDTRIQDKIIKEINLYKSAAGDFGRKMAVRARDNLLPSEWWSTYGG
- the LOC114194818 gene encoding L-type lectin-domain containing receptor kinase S.4-like, producing the protein MCVQFFWLLCLVMAKTRTLVLVLPLCVLTLLLVTNTAKCQEFFFNGFDGASATNIALNGGAVIDHKGLLRLTNNTQRVIGHAFYPTPIQFKHNNKSSSTDSKLFSFSTAFAFAIIPQYPKLGGHGFAFTISRSSSLSDAYPSQYLGLLNPKEVGNFSNHLFAVEFDTVQDFEFEDINDNHVGVNLNNMVSNKSVHAAFFPEDSTNKQNLSLKSGKVTQAWVDYDSSTNQLEVRLSPTSSKPTSPILKYTVDLSPILQDSMYVGFSASTGLLASTHYILGWSFKINGEAKTLSLHNLPSLSASNKTQKRLTLGLSLLLILTLAAISLACYLFRRMKNTEVIEAWERDVVGPHRFPYKELHKATKGFKDKNLLGFGGSGRVYKGVLPKSHMEIAVKRISHESKQRMQEFVSEVSTIGRLRHRNLVQLLGWCRKQNDLLLVYDFMRNGSLDRYLFDQPRKILTWEERFKIIKGVGLGLVYLHEEWEQTVIHRDVKAGNVLLDSDMNGRLGDFGLAKLYEHGANPCTTRVVGTMGYLAPELTRTGKPTTSSDVYAFGALLLEVVCGRRPIEVKALPEELVLVDWVWDRWRMGAPLTVVDPRLGGAFDEVEVLVVIKVGLLCSAEAPEKRPSMRQVVRYLEKEVAPPPPVVYGKKEDGGGGYYEELHSYSPWSSVGDDVASSLSLSGGR